A genomic segment from Klebsiella africana encodes:
- the fetB gene encoding iron efflux ABC transporter permease subunit FetB has protein sequence MNGHNITNESLALSMVLVLIAILVSYREKLALEKDIIWSICRAIVQLVIVGYVLKYIFNVNHAVLTLLMVLFICFNAAWNAKKRSKYIDKAFVSSFIAITTGAGLTLAVLVFSGSIAFVPMQVIPIAGMVAGNAMVAVGLCYNNMGQRFSSEQQQIQEKLSLGATPKMAAARLIRESIRASLIPTVDSAKTVGLVSLPGMMSGLIFAGIDPVKAIKYQIMVTFMLLSTASLSTIIAGYLTYRKFFNARHQLVVTQLKKHP, from the coding sequence ATGAACGGGCATAACATTACCAACGAATCGCTGGCGCTGTCGATGGTGCTGGTGCTGATCGCTATTCTGGTCAGCTATCGGGAAAAGCTGGCGCTGGAAAAAGATATTATCTGGAGCATTTGCCGGGCGATCGTGCAGTTGGTTATCGTCGGCTATGTGCTGAAATATATTTTTAACGTCAATCATGCGGTTCTGACGCTGTTGATGGTGCTGTTTATCTGCTTTAACGCGGCGTGGAATGCGAAGAAGCGCAGTAAATATATCGATAAAGCGTTTGTCTCGTCGTTTATCGCCATCACCACCGGCGCCGGACTAACGTTGGCGGTACTGGTGTTTTCTGGCTCGATCGCCTTCGTGCCGATGCAGGTGATCCCGATTGCCGGGATGGTGGCCGGGAACGCCATGGTGGCGGTGGGGCTGTGCTACAACAATATGGGCCAGCGCTTCAGCAGTGAGCAGCAGCAGATCCAGGAGAAACTGAGCCTCGGCGCGACGCCGAAGATGGCTGCGGCGCGGCTGATTCGCGAGAGCATTCGCGCGTCATTGATTCCCACCGTCGATTCAGCAAAAACGGTCGGGCTGGTGAGTTTGCCGGGGATGATGTCGGGGCTTATTTTTGCCGGTATTGATCCGGTGAAGGCGATTAAGTACCAGATTATGGTGACCTTTATGCTGCTGTCGACCGCCAGCCTGTCGACGATTATCGCCGGTTATCTGACCTATCGGAAATTCTTCAATGCCCGCCATCAGCTGGTGGTGACGCAGCTGAAAAAGCACCCGTAA
- a CDS encoding porin, whose protein sequence is MAHKIKALAVSIGATLALASFASHAEITLLKQDPQAGDPLSRLNFTVGGSIRPQFNMMTGDGDKGSYKRNGFDGGTRFRFAADYYLFDDISWISYYELGVNIPALFDWDNHYAEGANNTSRRMLYTGLKSDTWGTLTYGKQNSIYYDVVGAKTDIWDYDMIAQAPGNGINGDYDGSYRSRAMLKYKKTVGDVDLYGSYLFEDSEYLPGNGLRYKRKGGGSIGADYHIMKDLTWGTAWNYTRAEMRDPSSADSKTYDQNIVGTALSWTPDNWTFSFGGGWYQNFLTTKKTDVHNYFAGDAWGIEYFAGYKFPINQYAVKSIQPYFMGDRLEYVNGRNYQRIDNGLGISFQLDYGFRVDYEHVFTSSTDNLGDMNLVRLRYDF, encoded by the coding sequence ATGGCACATAAAATAAAAGCGCTGGCGGTCTCGATCGGCGCAACACTGGCACTCGCTTCATTTGCTTCTCACGCCGAAATCACGCTGTTGAAACAAGACCCGCAGGCGGGGGACCCGTTAAGTCGCCTAAACTTTACCGTTGGCGGCAGTATTCGTCCGCAGTTCAATATGATGACCGGCGATGGCGATAAAGGTTCCTACAAACGTAACGGTTTCGACGGCGGCACCCGTTTCCGCTTCGCAGCAGATTACTATCTGTTTGATGACATTAGCTGGATAAGCTACTACGAACTGGGCGTGAATATTCCGGCGCTGTTCGACTGGGATAATCACTATGCGGAAGGCGCGAATAATACCAGCCGTCGTATGCTGTATACCGGCCTGAAGAGCGATACCTGGGGGACATTAACCTACGGTAAGCAGAACAGCATTTATTACGATGTGGTCGGCGCGAAAACCGATATCTGGGACTACGATATGATTGCCCAGGCACCGGGCAACGGGATTAACGGCGATTATGATGGTTCTTATCGTTCGCGCGCGATGCTGAAATATAAGAAAACCGTCGGCGATGTTGATCTCTACGGTTCTTACCTGTTCGAAGACAGTGAATACCTGCCGGGTAATGGCCTGCGCTATAAGCGTAAAGGCGGCGGCTCGATTGGTGCGGATTACCACATCATGAAGGATCTGACCTGGGGTACCGCGTGGAACTACACTCGCGCCGAAATGCGCGACCCGTCAAGCGCCGACAGCAAAACCTATGACCAGAATATCGTGGGTACCGCGCTGAGCTGGACGCCGGATAACTGGACCTTCTCCTTCGGCGGCGGCTGGTATCAGAACTTCCTCACCACCAAGAAAACCGATGTGCATAATTACTTTGCCGGTGATGCCTGGGGGATTGAATATTTTGCGGGCTATAAATTCCCGATCAACCAATACGCTGTTAAATCTATTCAGCCGTACTTTATGGGCGACCGCCTGGAATACGTGAATGGCCGCAACTACCAGCGTATCGATAACGGTCTGGGGATTAGCTTCCAGCTGGATTACGGCTTCCGCGTTGACTATGAACACGTGTTTACCTCCAGCACCGACAACCTGGGCGATATGAACCTGGTGCGTCTGCGCTACGACTTCTAA
- the tesA gene encoding multifunctional acyl-CoA thioesterase I/protease I/lysophospholipase L1 has protein sequence MNFKYVFRWHVPFLLLFLFTCRAMAADTLLILGDSLSAGYRMAANSAWPALLNEQWQAKTPVVNASISGDTSQQGLARLPALLKQHQPRWVLVELGGNDGLRGFPPQQTEQTLRTIIKDIKAANAEPLLMQIHLPANYGRRYNEAFGAIYPALAKEFAIPLLPFFMEEVYLKPQWMQDDGIHPNRDAQPFIADWMAKRLAPLVNHDS, from the coding sequence ATGAACTTCAAGTATGTTTTCCGCTGGCATGTGCCTTTCCTGTTGTTGTTCCTGTTTACCTGCCGCGCGATGGCGGCAGACACGCTGCTGATCCTCGGCGACAGCCTGAGCGCTGGCTATCGGATGGCGGCCAACTCCGCCTGGCCTGCGCTGCTCAATGAGCAGTGGCAGGCGAAAACGCCGGTGGTGAACGCCAGCATCAGCGGCGATACCTCGCAGCAGGGGTTGGCTCGCCTGCCAGCGCTGCTTAAGCAGCACCAGCCGCGCTGGGTGCTGGTTGAGCTCGGCGGCAATGACGGACTGCGCGGTTTTCCGCCGCAGCAGACCGAGCAGACGCTGCGCACCATTATTAAAGATATCAAAGCGGCCAACGCCGAGCCGCTGCTGATGCAAATTCACCTGCCGGCGAACTATGGCCGCCGCTATAATGAAGCCTTCGGCGCGATTTACCCGGCCCTGGCCAAAGAGTTCGCTATTCCTCTCCTGCCCTTTTTTATGGAGGAGGTCTATCTCAAGCCGCAATGGATGCAGGACGACGGCATTCACCCAAATCGCGACGCGCAGCCGTTTATCGCCGACTGGATGGCGAAGCGGCTGGCTCCCTTAGTTAATCATGACTCCTGA
- the purK gene encoding 5-(carboxyamino)imidazole ribonucleotide synthase encodes MKQVCVLGNGQLGRMLRQAGEPLGIAVWPVGLEADPEAVPFQQSVITAEIERWPETALTRELARHPAFVNRDVFPIIADRLTQKQLFDKLGLATAPWQLLADKSEWPAVFARLGELAIVKRRVGGYDGRGQWRLRENEIDQLPADNYGECIVEQGINFSGEVSLVGARAHDGSTVFYPLTRNLHQDGILRASVAFPQANARQQEQAESMLTAIMNELNYVGVMAMECFVTAEGLLINELAPRVHNSGHWTQNGASISQFELHLRAITGLPLPPPVVNSPSVMINLIGTDLNYDWLKLPLVHLHWYDKEVRPGRKVGHLNLTDSDTDRLSATLEAIKPLLPPEYTSGLFWAQSQLS; translated from the coding sequence ATGAAACAGGTATGCGTGCTCGGTAACGGCCAGTTAGGCCGTATGCTGCGCCAGGCCGGCGAGCCGCTGGGCATCGCCGTTTGGCCGGTCGGCCTGGAAGCCGACCCGGAAGCGGTGCCGTTCCAGCAGAGCGTCATCACGGCAGAAATTGAACGCTGGCCGGAAACCGCCCTCACCCGCGAGCTGGCCCGCCACCCGGCGTTCGTCAACCGCGATGTCTTCCCGATTATCGCCGACCGCCTGACGCAAAAGCAGCTGTTCGATAAGCTTGGTCTGGCCACTGCCCCATGGCAGCTGCTGGCGGATAAAAGCGAGTGGCCGGCGGTGTTTGCCCGTCTCGGCGAGCTGGCGATCGTTAAGCGTCGCGTCGGCGGCTACGACGGCCGCGGCCAGTGGCGTCTGCGGGAAAACGAGATCGATCAGCTACCGGCCGATAACTACGGCGAGTGCATCGTCGAGCAGGGAATTAACTTCTCCGGCGAGGTATCGCTGGTGGGTGCCCGCGCTCATGACGGTAGCACCGTCTTCTACCCGCTGACCCGCAATCTGCATCAGGACGGTATATTGCGCGCCAGCGTCGCCTTCCCGCAGGCCAATGCCCGCCAGCAGGAACAGGCGGAAAGCATGCTGACGGCGATCATGAACGAGCTGAACTATGTCGGCGTGATGGCGATGGAGTGCTTCGTTACCGCCGAGGGGCTGCTGATCAACGAACTGGCGCCGCGCGTGCATAACAGCGGCCACTGGACGCAAAATGGCGCCTCCATCAGCCAGTTTGAACTACATCTGCGGGCGATTACCGGTCTGCCGCTGCCGCCGCCGGTGGTCAACAGCCCGTCGGTGATGATCAACCTGATCGGCACCGATCTTAACTACGACTGGCTGAAGCTGCCGCTGGTGCACCTGCACTGGTACGATAAAGAGGTACGCCCGGGTCGTAAAGTCGGCCACCTGAACCTCACCGACAGCGATACCGATCGCCTGAGCGCCACGCTGGAAGCGATCAAGCCGCTGCTGCCGCCGGAATACACCAGCGGCCTGTTCTGGGCGCAATCGCAGCTCAGCTAA
- the ybbA gene encoding putative ABC transporter ATP-binding protein YbbA: MPAENILEVHHLKKSVGQGEHQLSILTGVELVVKPRQTIALIGESGSGKSTLLAILAGLDDGSSGEVSMLGKPLHRMDEEARAALRAQHVGFVFQSFMLIPTLNALENVELPALLRGTSDSQSRGDARALLEQLGLGKRLHHLPAQLSGGEQQRVALARAFNGRPAILFADEPTGNLDRQTGDKIADLLFSLNREHGTTLILVTHDPLLAARCDRRLRLVDGQLREEA, translated from the coding sequence ATGCCAGCGGAAAACATACTTGAAGTTCATCATCTTAAGAAGTCCGTCGGTCAGGGAGAGCATCAGCTCTCCATCCTTACCGGAGTTGAGCTGGTTGTCAAACCGCGGCAGACCATCGCCTTGATCGGCGAGTCAGGTTCCGGTAAATCGACCCTGCTGGCGATCCTCGCAGGCCTGGACGATGGCAGCAGCGGGGAAGTATCGATGCTGGGCAAACCGCTGCACCGGATGGATGAAGAGGCGCGGGCGGCGCTGCGGGCGCAGCACGTCGGTTTTGTATTTCAGTCCTTTATGCTGATCCCGACGCTCAACGCCCTGGAGAACGTCGAGCTGCCGGCGCTGCTGCGCGGCACCAGCGATAGCCAGAGCCGGGGCGATGCCCGCGCGCTACTTGAGCAACTGGGGCTTGGCAAACGCCTGCACCATCTGCCAGCGCAGCTCTCCGGCGGTGAACAGCAGCGGGTGGCGCTGGCCCGGGCCTTTAACGGGCGTCCGGCCATTCTGTTTGCCGATGAGCCCACCGGCAACCTCGATCGTCAGACCGGGGACAAAATTGCCGATCTGCTGTTCTCGCTTAATCGCGAACACGGCACCACTCTGATCCTGGTGACCCACGATCCGCTGTTGGCGGCGCGCTGCGATCGCCGTCTGCGCCTGGTGGATGGTCAGCTACGGGAGGAAGCATGA
- the mnmH gene encoding tRNA 2-selenouridine(34) synthase MnmH — protein sequence MTDGTDYRAILASDTPLIDVRAPVEFSQSAMPAAINLPLMNDEERAAVGTCYKRQGPEAALALGHKLVQGDLRASRTQAWLEACARYPHGYLCCARGGQRSHIVQQWLKEAGVDYPLIVGGYKALRQTAIQATDELVQRPIVLIGGCTGNGKTQLVCSRPDGIDLEGLAHHRGSSFGRTLQDQHPQATFENHLAVSLLKKAAQQTRWVLEDEGHMIGANHLPECLRIRMAQSPLAVVEDPFDVRLERLREEYFDRMYRDFIAAYGEEKGWQAYGEYLHHGLFAIRRRLGLQRFAQLTERLDEALVVQQRTASTEAHFAWLVPLLEEYYDPMYRYQLGKKAGKILFRGSWQEVAAWLAQ from the coding sequence ATGACCGATGGGACGGATTATCGCGCCATTCTCGCCAGCGATACGCCACTGATTGACGTACGCGCCCCGGTGGAGTTTAGCCAAAGCGCGATGCCGGCGGCGATCAACCTGCCGCTGATGAATGATGAAGAACGCGCCGCGGTCGGCACCTGCTACAAGCGTCAGGGGCCGGAAGCGGCGCTGGCGCTCGGCCATAAGCTGGTCCAGGGTGACCTGCGCGCCAGCCGTACTCAGGCGTGGCTGGAAGCATGTGCCCGTTACCCGCACGGTTACCTGTGCTGCGCCCGCGGCGGCCAGCGATCGCATATCGTCCAGCAGTGGCTGAAAGAAGCTGGCGTGGATTACCCCCTGATCGTCGGCGGCTATAAAGCGCTACGCCAGACGGCGATCCAGGCCACCGACGAACTGGTGCAGCGTCCGATCGTGCTGATTGGCGGCTGCACCGGTAATGGCAAAACTCAACTGGTCTGCTCGCGCCCGGACGGTATCGACCTGGAAGGGCTTGCCCATCACCGCGGTTCTTCATTCGGTCGAACCCTGCAGGATCAGCATCCGCAGGCCACCTTTGAAAACCACCTGGCGGTCAGCCTGCTTAAAAAAGCCGCACAGCAGACCCGCTGGGTGCTGGAAGATGAAGGCCATATGATCGGCGCCAACCATCTGCCGGAGTGCCTGCGCATCCGCATGGCGCAATCGCCGCTGGCGGTGGTGGAAGATCCGTTTGACGTTCGCCTAGAACGGCTGCGCGAAGAGTACTTCGATCGCATGTATCGTGACTTTATCGCCGCGTATGGCGAAGAGAAAGGCTGGCAGGCATATGGCGAGTATCTGCATCACGGCCTGTTTGCTATTCGCCGCCGCCTGGGGTTGCAGCGTTTTGCCCAGTTGACTGAACGCCTCGATGAGGCGCTGGTGGTGCAGCAGCGCACCGCCAGCACCGAGGCGCACTTCGCCTGGCTGGTGCCGCTGCTGGAAGAATACTACGACCCGATGTATCGCTATCAGCTAGGGAAAAAAGCCGGCAAAATCCTGTTTCGCGGTAGCTGGCAGGAGGTTGCCGCCTGGCTGGCGCAGTAA
- a CDS encoding SDR family oxidoreductase: MTPERQGSLTGKVMQKTVLVTGCSSGIGLESALDLTRQGFRVLAACRKAEDVARMQELGLTGILLDLDDPQSVERAAAEVIALTDNRLYGLFNNAGYGVYGPLNTISRQQMEQQFSANFFGAHQLTMLLLPAMTPHGEGRIVMTSSVMGLIASPGRGAYAASKYALEAWSDALRMELRHSGIQVSLIEPGPIRTRFTDNVNQTQSDKPVENPGIAARFTLGPEAVVEKVRHAFTSDKPKLRYPVTLVTHAVALLKRLLPARAMDKIIHG, encoded by the coding sequence ATGACTCCTGAACGCCAGGGGTCGCTGACAGGTAAAGTTATGCAAAAAACGGTTTTAGTGACAGGCTGTTCCAGCGGAATTGGTCTGGAAAGCGCGCTGGATTTAACCCGCCAGGGCTTTCGCGTGCTGGCGGCCTGCCGCAAAGCAGAGGATGTCGCGCGGATGCAGGAGCTGGGGCTAACCGGTATTTTGCTCGATCTGGATGACCCGCAGAGCGTGGAGCGCGCGGCAGCGGAGGTGATTGCGCTGACCGATAATCGTCTCTACGGCCTGTTCAATAACGCCGGGTATGGCGTCTATGGCCCGCTGAACACCATCAGCCGCCAGCAGATGGAACAGCAATTTTCCGCTAACTTTTTCGGCGCGCATCAGCTCACCATGCTGCTGCTGCCGGCGATGACGCCGCACGGCGAAGGGCGCATCGTGATGACCTCCTCGGTGATGGGGCTTATCGCCAGTCCCGGCCGCGGAGCCTATGCCGCCAGTAAATATGCCCTCGAGGCGTGGTCCGACGCGCTGCGCATGGAGCTGCGCCACAGCGGTATTCAGGTCAGCCTGATTGAACCGGGCCCGATCCGCACCCGCTTTACCGATAACGTCAACCAGACGCAAAGCGACAAGCCCGTAGAAAACCCGGGTATCGCCGCCCGCTTTACCCTCGGGCCGGAGGCGGTGGTGGAAAAAGTGCGCCACGCTTTTACCAGCGATAAGCCAAAACTGCGCTATCCGGTCACCCTGGTCACCCACGCGGTGGCGCTGCTTAAACGTCTGCTGCCAGCTCGTGCGATGGACAAAATTATCCACGGCTGA
- the purE gene encoding 5-(carboxyamino)imidazole ribonucleotide mutase, with product MSSRNNSARIAIVMGSKSDWATMQFTAEILDALNVPYHVEVVSAHRTPDKLFNFAESAESHGYQVIIAGAGGAAHLPGMIAAKTLVPVLGVPVQSAALSGVDSLYSIVQMPRGIPVGTLAIGKAGAANAGLLAAQILAQHDAELHQRLSAWRQAQTDEVLDNPDPRGAA from the coding sequence ATGTCTTCCCGCAATAATTCGGCGCGTATCGCCATCGTGATGGGGTCCAAAAGCGACTGGGCTACCATGCAATTTACCGCAGAAATCCTTGATGCCCTGAACGTTCCGTATCATGTCGAAGTGGTCTCTGCCCACCGCACGCCCGATAAGCTCTTCAACTTCGCTGAAAGCGCCGAAAGCCACGGTTATCAGGTGATTATTGCAGGGGCAGGCGGCGCGGCGCATCTGCCGGGCATGATTGCGGCGAAAACCCTGGTGCCGGTGCTCGGCGTACCGGTACAGAGCGCGGCCTTAAGCGGTGTCGACAGCCTCTACTCCATTGTACAGATGCCGCGCGGCATTCCGGTCGGTACCCTGGCTATCGGCAAAGCCGGGGCCGCAAACGCAGGCCTGCTCGCCGCGCAGATCCTTGCCCAGCACGATGCTGAACTGCACCAGCGCCTGAGCGCCTGGCGTCAGGCGCAAACCGATGAAGTGCTGGATAACCCGGACCCGCGGGGTGCGGCATGA
- a CDS encoding co-chaperone YbbN encodes MSEQNIINISEANLQQTLQQSMNAPVLFYFWSARSQHCEQLTPVLERLAAQYNGQFTLAKVDCDAEQMLASQFGLRAIPTVYLFQNGQPVDGFEGPQPEEAIRALLDKVLPREEELKAQQALALMQEEKYAEALPLLKEAWQLSNQESQIGLLLAETLIALHRSDEAESVLKTIPLQDQDTHYQGLVAQIELLKQAADTPEIQQLQQQVEQNPDDAQLASQLALQLHQVGRNEEALALLFSHLQKDLGAGDGQARKMLQEILAALGTGDALAAKYRRQLYSLLY; translated from the coding sequence ATGTCCGAACAGAATATTATCAATATTAGCGAAGCGAACCTACAGCAGACGCTACAGCAGTCAATGAATGCCCCGGTGCTGTTTTATTTCTGGTCTGCCCGCAGCCAGCACTGCGAACAGCTGACCCCGGTACTCGAGCGCCTGGCCGCCCAGTATAACGGCCAGTTCACGCTGGCGAAGGTCGATTGCGACGCCGAGCAAATGCTCGCTTCACAGTTTGGTCTGCGCGCCATCCCTACGGTGTATCTGTTCCAGAACGGCCAGCCGGTGGACGGTTTTGAAGGCCCGCAGCCGGAAGAAGCGATTCGCGCCCTGCTGGATAAAGTCCTGCCGCGCGAAGAGGAGTTAAAAGCCCAGCAGGCGCTGGCCCTGATGCAGGAAGAAAAATACGCCGAGGCATTACCGCTGCTGAAGGAAGCCTGGCAGCTGTCGAATCAGGAGAGCCAGATTGGTCTGCTGCTGGCGGAAACGCTGATTGCTCTGCACCGTTCCGATGAAGCGGAAAGCGTGCTGAAAACCATCCCGCTGCAGGATCAGGATACTCACTATCAGGGTCTGGTGGCGCAGATTGAGCTGCTCAAACAGGCCGCCGACACGCCAGAAATCCAGCAGCTGCAGCAGCAGGTGGAACAAAATCCGGACGATGCGCAGTTGGCCTCCCAGCTGGCGCTGCAGCTGCATCAGGTCGGGCGTAATGAAGAAGCGCTGGCGCTGCTGTTCAGCCATCTGCAGAAGGATTTAGGCGCCGGCGACGGCCAGGCGCGCAAGATGCTGCAGGAGATCCTCGCCGCCCTCGGTACCGGCGATGCGCTGGCCGCCAAATACCGTCGTCAGCTGTATTCGCTGCTGTACTAA
- the ybbP gene encoding putative ABC transporter permease subunit YbbP: MIARWFWREWRSPSLLIVWLALSLAVACVLALGSISDRMEKGLSQQSREFMAGDRTLRSSREVPAEWIAQARKSGLTVGEQLSFATMTFAGDTPQLADVKAVDDRYPLYGTLETQPPGLKPQAGSVLLAPRLMALLNLKTGDTIDVGDATLRIAGEVLQEPDAGFNPFQMAPRLMMNMADVAKTGAVQPGSRVAWRYKFAGNAQQLADYEQWLLPKLGPEHRWIGLEQDDSALGKSLERSQQFLLLSALLTLLLAVAAVAVAMSHYCRSRYDLVAILKTLGAGRSQLRKLIVGQWLLLLTLSVITGGVAGLALERLLLLVLKPVLPAALPAASGWPWLWAIGATGVISLLVGLRPYRLLLATLPLRVLRQDVVANVWPLKIWIPAVSVVVVGLLAWLMGGSPLLWSVLAGAVVLALLCGLVGWGVLWLLKRLTLKALPLRLAVNRLLRQPWSTLSQLAAFSLSFMLLALLLVLRGDLLDRWQQQLPPESPNYFLINIAPEQIMPVKTFLAEHQTRAAEFYPIVRARLTQINGQSTDGNKDEALNRELNLTWSEQRPDHNPLMAGSWPPKPGEVSIEEGLAQRLGVKIGDTVTFTGDTQDFSAKVSSVRKVDWESLRPNFFFIFPAGALDGQPQSWLTSFRWDNGPAMLTQLNREFPTVSLLDIGAILRQVGQVLSQVSRALEVMVGLVTACGVLLLLAQVQVGMRQRYQELVVWRTLGAGKSLLRATLWAEFALLGLVSGLVAAIGAEVALAMLQTKVFDFPWAPDWRLWTMLPLTGAVLLSLCGGGLGLRLLKGRALFRQFSQ, translated from the coding sequence ATGATCGCTCGCTGGTTCTGGCGCGAATGGCGCTCGCCGTCACTGCTGATCGTTTGGCTGGCGTTAAGCCTCGCCGTGGCCTGTGTGCTGGCCCTGGGGTCGATAAGCGATCGGATGGAGAAAGGCCTCAGCCAGCAAAGCCGTGAGTTTATGGCCGGCGACCGTACGCTGCGCAGTTCGCGCGAGGTACCCGCCGAGTGGATCGCACAAGCGCGGAAATCAGGGCTGACCGTCGGCGAGCAACTAAGCTTCGCCACCATGACGTTCGCCGGGGATACGCCGCAGCTGGCGGACGTTAAGGCGGTGGACGACCGCTATCCGCTGTATGGCACTCTCGAGACGCAGCCTCCGGGGCTGAAGCCCCAGGCGGGCAGCGTGCTGCTGGCGCCAAGGCTGATGGCGCTCCTGAACCTGAAAACCGGCGATACGATTGACGTTGGCGATGCCACGCTGCGCATTGCCGGGGAAGTGCTTCAGGAGCCGGATGCAGGGTTTAACCCCTTCCAGATGGCGCCGCGGCTGATGATGAATATGGCCGACGTGGCAAAAACCGGGGCCGTGCAGCCCGGCAGTCGCGTCGCATGGCGCTATAAGTTCGCCGGTAACGCGCAACAGCTGGCGGATTATGAACAATGGCTGCTGCCGAAGCTCGGCCCGGAGCATCGCTGGATTGGTCTTGAACAGGACGACAGCGCGCTGGGTAAATCCCTTGAGCGCTCGCAGCAATTCCTGTTGTTATCCGCGCTGTTGACGCTGCTGCTGGCCGTCGCCGCAGTGGCGGTAGCGATGAGCCACTACTGCCGCAGCCGCTACGATCTGGTCGCCATTCTCAAGACGCTGGGCGCTGGAAGGTCGCAGCTGCGCAAGCTTATCGTCGGCCAGTGGCTGCTGCTGTTGACGCTGTCGGTGATAACCGGCGGGGTGGCGGGCCTGGCGCTGGAGCGTCTGCTGCTGCTGGTGCTCAAACCGGTGCTGCCAGCCGCGCTACCCGCTGCCAGCGGTTGGCCGTGGCTGTGGGCTATCGGGGCGACAGGCGTGATATCCCTGCTGGTGGGCCTGCGGCCGTATCGATTGCTGCTGGCGACCCTGCCGCTGCGGGTGCTGCGCCAGGATGTGGTGGCTAACGTCTGGCCGCTGAAAATCTGGATCCCGGCGGTTAGCGTCGTGGTGGTGGGCCTGCTGGCCTGGCTAATGGGCGGCAGCCCGCTGCTGTGGTCGGTGCTGGCCGGGGCGGTGGTGCTGGCGCTGCTGTGCGGCCTGGTGGGCTGGGGAGTGTTGTGGCTGCTTAAACGCCTGACGCTGAAAGCTTTGCCGCTGCGCCTGGCGGTAAACCGCCTGCTGCGCCAGCCGTGGTCAACTCTCAGCCAGCTGGCGGCGTTTTCCCTGTCGTTTATGCTGCTGGCGCTGTTACTGGTACTGCGCGGCGATCTGCTTGACCGCTGGCAACAACAGCTTCCCCCGGAAAGCCCGAACTACTTTCTGATCAATATCGCCCCTGAGCAGATAATGCCGGTGAAGACTTTCCTCGCCGAACACCAGACCCGGGCGGCGGAATTTTATCCGATCGTCCGGGCTCGTCTGACGCAGATCAACGGCCAGTCCACGGACGGGAACAAAGATGAAGCGCTGAATCGCGAGCTTAATCTCACCTGGAGTGAGCAGCGTCCGGATCATAATCCGCTGATGGCCGGCAGTTGGCCGCCGAAGCCGGGCGAGGTGTCGATTGAAGAGGGGCTGGCGCAGCGGCTCGGGGTGAAGATTGGCGATACGGTGACTTTTACCGGCGATACCCAGGACTTCAGCGCGAAGGTCAGCAGCGTGCGCAAAGTTGACTGGGAGAGTCTGCGGCCAAACTTCTTCTTTATTTTCCCCGCCGGGGCGCTGGACGGGCAGCCGCAGAGCTGGCTCACCAGCTTCCGCTGGGATAACGGTCCTGCGATGCTGACCCAACTGAACCGCGAATTTCCCACTGTCAGCCTGCTGGATATCGGCGCCATTCTGCGCCAGGTCGGCCAGGTGCTCTCCCAGGTCAGTCGGGCGCTGGAGGTAATGGTGGGGCTGGTGACGGCCTGCGGTGTGCTGCTGTTGCTGGCGCAGGTGCAGGTCGGAATGCGCCAGCGTTATCAGGAGCTGGTGGTCTGGCGCACGCTGGGCGCGGGTAAATCGCTGCTGCGCGCCACGCTGTGGGCGGAGTTTGCTCTGCTGGGGCTGGTCTCCGGTCTGGTGGCGGCGATAGGCGCTGAAGTGGCGCTGGCGATGCTGCAGACTAAAGTGTTTGATTTCCCCTGGGCGCCAGACTGGCGTTTATGGACGATGCTACCGCTGACGGGGGCGGTATTATTATCGCTGTGTGGCGGCGGGCTGGGATTGCGTCTGTTAAAGGGCAGAGCATTATTCCGCCAGTTTAGCCAGTGA